In a single window of the Orbaceae bacterium lpD04 genome:
- a CDS encoding formate hydrogenlyase maturation HycH family protein translates to MTEHVLFYSLNKKFVEQENDIPEHAQQVMYYSLAIGHHVGVIDCFQAVINCPIAQYKQWIDYIEDSREAHAKLDRLFKFGEITVDISHVNLLANAFLAKYKLIDEPFKTWTDTLLSLFQAMTKEPAMYLMIKHIGRN, encoded by the coding sequence ATGACTGAGCATGTTTTATTTTATTCTTTAAATAAAAAATTTGTTGAGCAAGAAAACGATATTCCCGAGCATGCCCAGCAAGTGATGTATTACTCTTTAGCAATAGGCCATCATGTTGGTGTAATCGATTGTTTTCAAGCAGTAATTAACTGTCCAATTGCGCAGTATAAACAGTGGATTGATTATATTGAGGATTCAAGGGAAGCTCATGCAAAGCTTGATAGGCTATTTAAGTTTGGCGAAATTACGGTTGATATTTCCCATGTTAATTTATTAGCTAATGCTTTTTTAGCCAAATACAAGTTAATCGATGAGCCATTTAAAACTTGGACCGATACTTTACTCTCGTTATTTCAGGCGATGACAAAAGAGCCGGCTATGTACTTAATGATTAAACACATTGGGCGGAATTAA
- the hycI gene encoding hydrogenase maturation peptidase HycI: MQKKVVLTVGNSMMGDDGAGPLLAKKMTENPIRDWQVIDGGSSPENMAHIIRRIKPNFLLIIDATVMGLNPGEIRFIDVDMIAEMFLMNTHNMPLNFLVEQLKPDVERILFLGIEPDIVGFYYPMTHAVINAVETVYQALQKNDITTSFNQLQIDDIGQSA, from the coding sequence ATGCAAAAAAAAGTCGTGCTTACTGTTGGTAACTCTATGATGGGAGACGATGGCGCAGGTCCTTTACTTGCAAAAAAAATGACGGAAAATCCAATTAGAGATTGGCAAGTTATTGATGGCGGAAGTTCACCTGAGAACATGGCTCATATTATTCGGCGAATTAAACCCAATTTTTTACTTATTATTGATGCAACCGTGATGGGGTTAAATCCCGGCGAAATCAGATTTATTGATGTGGATATGATAGCCGAGATGTTTTTAATGAATACACATAATATGCCACTCAATTTTTTAGTTGAGCAATTAAAGCCTGATGTTGAACGCATTTTATTTCTTGGTATTGAGCCTGATATTGTTGGCTTTTATTATCCGATGACTCATGCAGTTATTAACGCGGTTGAAACGGTATATCAGGCACTACAAAAAAACGATATTACGACATCATTTAATCAATTACAAATAGATGATATAGGGCAAAGTGCCTAG
- a CDS encoding 4Fe-4S dicluster domain-containing protein, with protein sequence MNKFINADASACIGCKTCEIACVLAHGEEIRTIESAHFNSRLDVIEVGDITVPVMCHQCEDAPCMLACPNGAIIRQNNHIKVLQEKCIGCKTCVLACPFGAMKVKLKIEDLIVAGHARGKRYKAQAIKCDICYSDPNGPACVRTCPTKALSLVDLDDLIKIQEKRQRDSVLAIR encoded by the coding sequence ATGAATAAATTTATTAATGCAGATGCCAGCGCATGTATCGGTTGTAAAACCTGCGAAATTGCATGTGTACTTGCGCATGGGGAAGAAATTAGAACGATAGAAAGTGCTCATTTTAATTCAAGATTAGATGTGATTGAAGTTGGTGATATCACGGTGCCTGTTATGTGCCATCAATGTGAAGATGCACCATGTATGCTTGCTTGTCCTAATGGGGCGATTATTCGTCAAAACAATCATATTAAAGTTTTACAAGAAAAATGTATTGGGTGTAAAACCTGTGTTTTAGCATGCCCATTTGGTGCGATGAAGGTAAAGTTAAAAATTGAAGACTTAATAGTTGCTGGGCATGCAAGAGGAAAACGATATAAGGCTCAAGCGATTAAATGTGATATTTGCTATTCCGATCCAAACGGCCCTGCATGTGTACGTACTTGCCCGACCAAAGCATTATCTTTAGTTGATCTTGATGATTTGATAAAAATTCAAGAAAAGCGCCAGCGTGATAGTGTTTTAGCGATTCGATAA
- the fdhF gene encoding formate dehydrogenase subunit alpha, which produces MKNVIEVCPYCGSGCKINLSINNGKVIGASGANGLTNEGELCLKGLYGWDFIHDTKILTPRLKNPMIRREKKGELEAVSWQEAIAFITEKFKAIKEQYGADAIMCSGSSRSTGNETNYVMQKFARAAIGTNNVDCCARVCHGPSVAGLQLSVGGGAMSNSIVEIDDTKCIFIFGWNPATSHPIIARRILRAKENGAKIIVCDPRKIETARIADIYVPLKNGSNIAFLNSVAYVLLEENLINRSFIDKYTDGFEQFKQIIMQYPPESTQAITGIDPFVVREVARMYATSPTSGIFWGMGVCQFYQGVETVRALASLALLTGQIGRPNTGLGPVRGQNNVQGACDMGALPNQFPGYQNVTDPEARAKFEKAWGVEKLPDTIGTYLTEIAMKAEQGLLKAFYCMGEDPLQTEPDLSAVRHGFSKLDLLIVQDVFMTKTAAVADVILPATTWGEHEGVYSAADRGFQRFYKAVEPVGDVKVDWEIISLLSSALGYPMHYNNTQEIWDELRELCPQYYGATYEKMDANGGLGYVQWPCPTLDSPGSRYLYSDGQGGVKFDTPNGKGQLFTCDWAHPVERTNDEYPLILTTVREVGHYSCRSMTGNCRALAILADEPGYVQINIQDAKALNIKDDELVWIESCRGKVISRASVSDRTNKGAVYMTYQWWIGACNELIGEHLSPISRTPEYKYVPVKLTSINDQQWAEGYVLEEYHQLKHRLRSQTENATFPSYK; this is translated from the coding sequence ATGAAAAATGTTATTGAAGTTTGTCCGTATTGTGGCTCTGGTTGCAAAATTAATTTGAGCATTAACAATGGTAAAGTGATCGGAGCTAGCGGTGCTAATGGATTAACAAATGAAGGTGAATTATGTTTGAAAGGATTATACGGTTGGGATTTTATTCATGACACTAAAATTTTAACGCCTAGACTTAAAAATCCAATGATCCGCCGTGAGAAAAAAGGTGAGCTTGAAGCCGTTTCTTGGCAAGAGGCGATTGCATTTATCACAGAAAAATTTAAAGCAATAAAAGAGCAATATGGCGCAGATGCGATTATGTGCTCAGGCTCTTCTCGTAGCACGGGCAATGAAACCAATTATGTAATGCAAAAATTTGCTAGAGCTGCGATTGGTACTAATAATGTCGATTGCTGTGCAAGAGTATGTCATGGCCCATCTGTCGCAGGTCTACAGCTTTCAGTCGGCGGCGGCGCTATGAGTAATTCAATTGTTGAAATTGATGATACTAAGTGTATTTTTATTTTTGGTTGGAATCCCGCAACATCACATCCTATTATTGCTCGACGTATACTTAGAGCCAAAGAAAATGGTGCAAAAATCATTGTTTGTGATCCGCGTAAGATTGAAACTGCAAGGATCGCTGATATTTATGTACCATTAAAAAATGGTAGTAATATTGCATTTTTAAATTCTGTTGCTTACGTTTTACTGGAAGAAAATCTTATAAATCGGTCATTCATTGATAAATATACTGATGGTTTTGAGCAATTTAAACAAATCATTATGCAATACCCACCTGAATCAACGCAGGCAATAACAGGAATTGATCCTTTCGTTGTTCGTGAAGTTGCAAGAATGTATGCAACCTCTCCCACTTCTGGAATTTTTTGGGGAATGGGGGTTTGCCAGTTTTATCAGGGGGTTGAGACCGTGCGAGCATTGGCTAGCTTAGCGTTATTAACCGGCCAAATTGGCCGGCCAAATACAGGATTAGGGCCTGTTAGAGGCCAAAATAATGTGCAAGGTGCCTGTGATATGGGGGCATTACCTAATCAGTTTCCTGGTTATCAAAATGTTACCGATCCAGAAGCAAGAGCTAAGTTTGAGAAAGCATGGGGGGTTGAAAAACTTCCTGATACGATTGGAACGTATCTTACCGAAATTGCGATGAAAGCGGAGCAAGGCTTACTTAAAGCATTTTATTGCATGGGGGAAGATCCTTTGCAAACCGAACCTGATTTATCGGCGGTAAGACATGGCTTTAGTAAGCTTGATCTACTAATTGTGCAAGATGTATTTATGACGAAAACCGCCGCAGTAGCTGATGTTATATTGCCTGCAACAACGTGGGGGGAGCATGAAGGCGTCTATTCTGCAGCCGATAGAGGTTTCCAGCGTTTTTATAAAGCAGTTGAGCCGGTTGGTGATGTCAAAGTTGATTGGGAAATTATTAGCTTGCTTTCAAGTGCTTTAGGTTATCCGATGCATTATAATAATACTCAAGAAATCTGGGATGAACTGCGTGAGCTGTGCCCTCAATATTATGGTGCAACCTATGAAAAAATGGATGCTAATGGCGGCTTAGGTTATGTGCAGTGGCCGTGCCCTACGCTTGACTCACCGGGCTCTCGTTATTTATATAGTGACGGGCAAGGCGGCGTTAAATTTGACACGCCAAATGGTAAAGGGCAGTTATTTACCTGTGATTGGGCACATCCAGTAGAAAGAACTAATGATGAATATCCACTTATTTTAACAACAGTGCGCGAAGTAGGGCACTATTCTTGCCGCTCGATGACGGGTAATTGCCGAGCTTTAGCAATCTTAGCTGATGAGCCTGGCTATGTACAAATAAATATTCAAGATGCTAAAGCACTTAATATTAAGGATGATGAGTTGGTTTGGATTGAATCTTGCCGTGGAAAAGTGATATCGCGTGCAAGTGTCAGTGATAGAACCAATAAAGGGGCCGTTTACATGACTTATCAATGGTGGATAGGGGCTTGTAATGAACTTATTGGCGAGCATTTAAGCCCTATTAGCCGAACGCCCGAGTATAAATATGTACCGGTTAAATTGACGTCAATTAATGATCAACAGTGGGCTGAAGGTTATGTGCTAGAAGAATATCATCAATTAAAACACCGTCTTCGTTCTCAAACTGAAAACGCAACATTTCCATCCTATAAATAA
- a CDS encoding ATP-binding cassette domain-containing protein has product MSSLIKSTIKVDNLTIKQGDKTLWRDLSFCLQSGDRLGISAPSGFGKSTLGRVIAHWQKVSSGSILLDGNVISTKGYCPIQLVNQHPERSFNPYRTLQASLYDAWNPAPCWFDKLSIKSTWLARRPSELSGGELARIALLRALDPRTQFLIVDEATAQLDAYIQAKIWQILIDESVKRPLGMLIFSHNKTLLQKVCTNILYFDDARD; this is encoded by the coding sequence ATGAGTAGCTTAATAAAATCGACAATTAAAGTAGATAATTTAACGATAAAGCAAGGTGATAAGACGCTATGGAGAGATCTCTCTTTTTGCTTACAAAGCGGCGATAGGTTAGGGATCTCAGCGCCAAGCGGCTTTGGTAAAAGTACACTAGGGCGAGTTATTGCACACTGGCAAAAAGTCTCATCGGGTAGCATTTTGCTTGATGGTAATGTTATCTCAACTAAAGGTTATTGCCCTATTCAGTTAGTTAATCAACACCCTGAACGAAGTTTTAATCCTTATCGCACTTTGCAGGCGAGCTTATATGATGCATGGAACCCTGCGCCTTGTTGGTTTGATAAATTATCGATTAAATCAACATGGTTGGCGCGCAGACCAAGCGAACTATCTGGTGGTGAGCTTGCTAGAATTGCTTTATTGCGAGCGTTAGATCCGCGTACTCAATTTTTGATTGTCGATGAAGCCACTGCGCAACTTGATGCTTATATTCAAGCAAAAATTTGGCAAATTTTAATTGATGAATCAGTCAAACGCCCTTTAGGAATGCTAATTTTTAGTCATAATAAAACATTATTACAAAAAGTCTGTACCAATATTCTCTATTTTGATGATGCTCGTGACTGA
- a CDS encoding ATP-binding cassette domain-containing protein: MLTFENIAIDIAQFKWLGVKTWQPLLKDITIGINPGEVVALIGGSGEGKSIFLQNTLGLLPNNMRSSGHISINGQVITEAKKSQLRGNTICYVPQGVSALNPLIRIGPQLKRTTKLSGVQKHSHEVLHLLQQFELQKNIVNFYPRQLSGGMAKRVLACNATLTHAQYILADEITSWLDDKHAMQLLTYLKKLCEQGRGILWVTHDLAMAAKFADRIAVLHGGRLEEIVTPSQLKRRQASEWSLCLWDALPEHKFIG; the protein is encoded by the coding sequence ATGTTAACATTTGAAAATATCGCTATCGATATTGCTCAATTTAAGTGGTTAGGCGTTAAAACTTGGCAACCTTTATTGAAGGATATAACTATTGGAATTAATCCAGGGGAAGTTGTCGCACTAATTGGTGGTAGTGGTGAAGGTAAGAGTATATTTTTGCAAAATACCCTCGGTTTATTACCTAACAATATGCGCTCTAGTGGCCATATTTCAATCAATGGTCAGGTAATAACTGAAGCAAAAAAAAGCCAACTACGCGGTAATACGATTTGTTATGTTCCTCAAGGTGTTAGTGCACTTAACCCTCTTATCCGCATCGGTCCACAATTAAAACGAACGACTAAACTAAGTGGGGTACAAAAGCACTCTCATGAAGTTTTACATCTTTTACAGCAATTTGAATTACAAAAAAATATTGTCAATTTTTATCCAAGGCAGTTATCGGGTGGAATGGCAAAAAGAGTATTAGCATGTAACGCAACATTAACCCATGCTCAGTACATATTGGCTGATGAAATAACGTCTTGGCTTGATGACAAGCATGCAATGCAATTGCTAACGTACCTAAAAAAATTATGTGAACAAGGCCGAGGGATCTTATGGGTTACGCATGATCTTGCCATGGCAGCTAAATTTGCAGATCGGATAGCCGTTTTACATGGTGGTAGACTTGAAGAAATCGTAACGCCAAGTCAACTAAAGAGGCGGCAAGCAAGTGAGTGGTCACTATGTTTATGGGATGCATTGCCTGAACATAAATTTATAGGCTAA
- a CDS encoding glutamate decarboxylase, whose product MSNVKNHSSDSENAIDDVYGSSELVSSLPKNKFPAKEKNPQHIFNAVRDELMLDGNSRQNLATFCQTWVEDEVRELMDLSIDKNMIDKDEYPQTAEIEARCVRMLADLWNSPTPDTTMGCSTIGSSEAAMLGGLALKWQWRKKRIAEGKSADKPNLICGPVQICWHKFARYFDVELREIPLEGERLIMNAEEVLKRVDENTIGVVPTLGVTFTCQYEPVKAVSDALDKLQKDTGLDIPIHVDGASGGFLAPFCAPDIAWDFRLPRVKSINSSGHKFGLAPLGAGWVVWREAKDLPEELVFKVNYLGGDMPTFALNFSRPGGQIIAQYYNFLRLGKEGYAKIHNACYSTAQYLSAEIAKLGPFEILFDGDSQKGIPALAWKLKNGSTIGGYTLYDLADRLRIRGWQVPAYSMPANREDLVVQRILVRHGVSRDLANLLLDDMKRALDYFAKHPVTNPLSEKEASGFNHG is encoded by the coding sequence ATGAGTAACGTCAAAAATCATAGTTCGGATTCAGAAAATGCAATTGATGATGTTTATGGTTCATCAGAATTAGTCTCATCATTACCAAAAAATAAATTTCCAGCCAAAGAAAAAAATCCACAACATATTTTTAATGCCGTACGTGATGAGCTAATGCTTGATGGTAATTCAAGACAAAATCTTGCGACTTTCTGTCAAACTTGGGTTGAAGATGAAGTTCGTGAATTAATGGATTTATCTATCGATAAAAATATGATCGATAAAGATGAATATCCACAAACGGCTGAAATCGAAGCGCGCTGCGTTAGAATGCTTGCCGATCTTTGGAACTCCCCAACACCTGATACAACAATGGGATGTTCGACCATTGGTTCATCGGAAGCGGCAATGCTTGGTGGGCTTGCTTTAAAATGGCAATGGCGTAAAAAACGAATTGCCGAAGGAAAATCTGCGGATAAACCCAATTTGATTTGCGGACCAGTACAGATTTGTTGGCATAAGTTTGCGCGTTATTTTGATGTGGAGTTACGAGAAATTCCACTAGAAGGCGAGCGCCTAATTATGAATGCTGAAGAAGTGTTAAAACGTGTAGATGAAAATACCATTGGCGTTGTACCAACATTAGGGGTGACATTTACTTGTCAATATGAACCCGTTAAAGCAGTTAGTGATGCATTAGATAAATTACAAAAAGATACTGGTTTAGACATTCCAATTCATGTCGATGGCGCGAGTGGTGGTTTTTTAGCGCCGTTTTGTGCGCCAGACATTGCGTGGGATTTTCGTTTACCGCGAGTCAAATCAATTAATAGCTCCGGACATAAATTTGGTTTAGCGCCATTAGGTGCAGGCTGGGTTGTATGGCGTGAAGCAAAAGATTTGCCTGAGGAGTTAGTGTTTAAAGTTAACTATTTAGGCGGCGATATGCCAACATTTGCCCTTAACTTTTCTCGCCCTGGTGGACAAATTATTGCCCAATATTATAACTTCTTACGATTAGGTAAAGAAGGTTACGCAAAAATTCATAATGCTTGTTATAGCACTGCTCAATATCTTTCTGCCGAAATTGCCAAATTAGGGCCATTTGAGATTCTATTTGATGGCGATTCTCAAAAAGGGATCCCCGCTTTAGCATGGAAATTAAAAAATGGCTCAACTATTGGTGGATATACTCTTTATGATTTAGCCGATCGTTTACGTATCCGCGGGTGGCAAGTTCCAGCCTACTCAATGCCAGCAAATAGAGAAGATCTCGTTGTTCAACGAATATTAGTTCGTCATGGTGTTAGTCGCGATTTAGCTAATTTGCTGTTAGATGATATGAAACGTGCACTGGATTATTTTGCTAAGCACCCAGTGACAAATCCTCTTTCAGAAAAAGAAGCGAGTGGGTTTAATCATGGTTAA